One Longimicrobiales bacterium genomic window, CTCACAGCGCTCGGATACCTGCACCTGGCGGCGGGAACCGTATACGCCGCCGCCGCCGTTGCGCATGCCGTCGCCGCCCGACGACAGCGGCGCGCCCGTGCGGCGGGCTCTAATGACCCTGCCGCCCCCGGTTTCCATGGTCCTGCCGCCGCCGGCTTCGATCGCCCTGCCACCGCCGATCCGCTCCAGGGCGCATCGCAGCCCCTGCTGACAGCAACCCGCCCTTCGAGGTCGCGCCGGATCCGCTCCTGACGCCTCGCGCCCCCCGACGTCTTCCTGTAGATTTGGCAGGTTCCACCGAGGAGGAGGGAAAGTGCACCCAAATGACGGGAAGATGCGCGCGACGACGATCGTCGCGGTGCGGCATAATGGACGGGTCGCGCTGGGCGGAGATGGGCAGGTAACGCTCGGTGATACGGTGATGAAGGCGTCGGCCATGAAGGTCCGGAAGCTGAAGGACGGCGCGGTACTGGCCGGCTTCGCGGGCTCGGTCGCGGACGCATTCACGCTGTTCGAGAAGTTCGAGGAGAAGCTGGAGCGGTATCCGGGCAACCTGTCGAAGGCGGTGGTCGAGCTGGCGAAGGAATGGCGGACGGACCGGTTCCTGAGACGCCTCGAGGCACTGCTGGCGGTCGCGGATCGAAACCACCTGTTCGTGATCAGCGGCGATGGCAACGTAATCGAGCCGGATGACCAGATCGCGGCGATTGGAAGCGGCGGCGGGTTTGCGCTGGCAGCGGCGCGTGCGCTGAAGGGAAATACAGCGCTCACGGCGCCGGAGATCGTGAAGCAGTCGCTCAGCATTGCGGCGGATATCTGCATCTATACGAATCAGCACATCACGGTACTGGAGCTGGAGTAGTGGCTCCGGGAAGGATTATATGGAAGTGAACAGAGTGGACGTGCCGGTGAACGGGGCGGTCGAGGCGCCTGCGGACGACTGGCTCGACGAGCTGACGCCGCGCCAGATCGTGGCGGAGCTCGACAAGTATATCGTGGGGCAGACGGACGCGAAGCGGGCGGTCGCGATCGCACTGCGCAACCGCTGGCGGCGCCAGCGTGTGGAAGATGATCTCCGCGAGGAGATCATGCCGAACAACATCATCCTGATCGGCCCGACGGGAGTCGGAAAGACGGAGATCGCGCGTCGTCTCGCCCGGCTGGCGGGCGCGCCGTTCGTGAAGGTGGAGGCATCGAAGTTCACGGAGGTCGGATACGTCGGTCGCGATGTCGAATCGATGGTGCGCGACCTCGTCGACGTGGCCGTGAATATGGTGCGTGAAGAGCGCGAGGCGGACGTGGAGGAGGCTGCGCAGCAGCATGTCGAGGAGCGGCTGCTGGACCTGCTGCTTCCCCCGCCACCCACACCGGGCCGGCCGCAGCCGCAGGCCCAGCCGGGCGAGTCGCGGCCGCGCGCGTTCGTCGTCGGCAGCGACGGCTGGACACGCGAGGAA contains:
- the hslV gene encoding ATP-dependent protease subunit HslV, with product MRATTIVAVRHNGRVALGGDGQVTLGDTVMKASAMKVRKLKDGAVLAGFAGSVADAFTLFEKFEEKLERYPGNLSKAVVELAKEWRTDRFLRRLEALLAVADRNHLFVISGDGNVIEPDDQIAAIGSGGGFALAAARALKGNTALTAPEIVKQSLSIAADICIYTNQHITVLELE